A region of Gadus morhua chromosome 18, gadMor3.0, whole genome shotgun sequence DNA encodes the following proteins:
- the LOC115530943 gene encoding guanine nucleotide-binding protein subunit alpha-13 has product MADFLPSRSVLKVCLPVCLLNNSEVEQLRISKEIDKCISRDKTYVKRLVKILLLGAGESGKSTFLKQMRIIHGQDFDQQAREEFRATIYSNVIKGIRVLVDAREKLHIPWGDPDNKEHGDIMMAFDTRSDMIVNGQMERTVFMKYLPSITALWTDSGIQNAYDRRREFQLGESVKYFLDNVEKLGEPSYVPTQQDILLARKPTKGIHEYDFDIKNVPFKMVDVGGQRSERRRWFECFDSVTSILFLVSSSEYDQVLMEDRLTNRLRESLNIFETIVNNRVFVNVSIILFLNKTDLLEEKVKTVVLRDYFPDYAGVEHSLRDVQAFMVECFRAKRRDANQKPLYHHFTTAINTENIRLVFRDVKDTILHDNLKQLMLQ; this is encoded by the exons ATGGCGGATTTCCTGCCGTCTAGATCCGTGTTAAAAGTTTGTTTGCCCGTCTGTCTTCTCAACAACAGCGAGGTGGAACAATTGCGAATATCAAAAGAGATCGACAAATGCATTTCCAGGGATAAAACGTACGTGAAGCGCCTGGTAAAGATCTTGCTACTGGGCGCTGGCGAGAGCGGCAAGTCGACTTTCCTCAAACAAATGCGGATCATCCATGGCCAGGACTTCGACCAGCAAGCCCGAGAAGAGTTCCGAGCTACCATTTACAGCAATGTTATCAAAG GCATACGGGTGTTGGTCGATGCCCGGGAGAAGCTTCATATCCCGTGGGGTGACCCTGACAACAAAGAGCACGGGGACATCATGATGGCCTTCGACACCAGGTCGGACATGATCGTCAATGGGCAGATGGAGAGGACGGTGTTCATGAAGTATCTCCCTTCCATCACGGCTCTGTGGACAGACAGTGGCATTCAGAACGCCTACGACCGTCGCAGGGAGTTTCAGTTG GGCGAGTCGGTGAAGTACTTCTTGGACAACGTGGAAAAGCTTGGGGAACCG agCTACGTGCCCACTCAGCAGGACATACTGCTGGCCCGCAAGCCCACCAAGGGGATCCACGAGTACGACTTTGATATCAAGAACGTGCCCTTTAAGATGGTGGACGTGGGAGGCCAGCGCTCGGAGCGGCGGCGCTGGTTCGAGTGCTTCGACTCTGTCacctccatcctcttcctcgtctcctCATCTGAATACGACCAG GTGCTGATGGAGGACCGGCTAACCAACCGCCTCCGGGAGTCCCTCAATATCTTCGAGACCATCGTCAACAACCGCGTGTTCGTCAACGTgtccatcatcctcttcctcaacaaGACGGACctcctggaggagaaggtgaagaCCGTGGTCCTCCGGGACTACTTCCCCGACTACGCCGGGGTGGAGCACAGCCTGCGCGACGTGCAGGCCTTCATGGTGGAATGCTTCCGGGCCAAGCGCCGCGACGCCAACCAGAAGCCCCTCTACCACCACTTCACCACGGCCATCAACACGGAGAACATCCGGCTGGTGTTCCGCGACGTCAAGGACACCATACTGCACGACAATCTGAAGCAGCTGATGCTGCAATGA